The proteins below are encoded in one region of Alistipes communis:
- a CDS encoding glycogen debranching enzyme N-terminal domain-containing protein encodes MSALTFDKNELGNLEYSLQREVLSTDRRGGYMSTTIVCCNTRRYHGLMVAPIGRGDQTCVLLSSLDETIVQHDQSFNLAIHRFRGVYEPRGHKYITDFAYTPTPTITYRVGGVILRKELLWIHKRTQLMIRYTLLDSPADIRLRLRPFFAYREKEALTHANMEANGRSYPVQGGVKNRLYEGYPWLYLQTNRPDAEFVAAPDWYYGFEYPQELARGYDGYEDLLTTGYFELPLSKGQSVIFSASVEEMASSAEIGALFDRALARRTHKIDFHSLLRHSARQFVIRRPDGRTEVMAGYPWLTAQIAREAFMSLPGITLEQDHKEDCIDVLDSVCRTLRDGDFAGSASAAQEADAPLWFFYTLQELESEIGSREIWRRYGEAMKSILAAYRRGIGGRVALHGNGLVWASDEHVALTWMNSYADGRPVTPRNGYQVEINALWYNAVSYALSLAEEAGDKAFAAEWKEAPAQTKASFLEKFWLPEEGYLADFVNDAETNRFIRPNMVVACGLNYTMLDEEQLISVLRIVRQYLLTPKGLRSLSPQNPLYNGSYAGDDRMRSHAAMNGTVWVWPLPFYVKARYALTGADYTPEVERFLADFDEDIQCHGIGSISKMYDADPPFAPKSAISYAWSVGAVLELYRLMERFDPAWRKKREKAAPKTGSRRAAGAAKPRTATEAAAAPADSARKGAADEEAKPAKRPKAPAKGNGRRKTERKTVKK; translated from the coding sequence ATGTCTGCACTTACTTTCGACAAGAACGAACTGGGCAACCTCGAATATTCGCTGCAACGCGAGGTGCTCTCGACCGACCGCCGCGGCGGCTACATGAGCACCACGATCGTATGCTGCAATACGCGCAGGTACCACGGTCTGATGGTCGCCCCGATCGGCAGGGGCGACCAGACCTGCGTGCTGCTGTCGTCGCTCGACGAGACCATCGTCCAGCACGATCAGTCGTTCAATCTGGCTATCCACCGTTTCCGCGGCGTCTACGAACCGCGCGGCCACAAGTACATCACCGACTTCGCCTACACGCCGACCCCGACGATCACCTACCGCGTGGGCGGCGTCATCCTGCGCAAGGAGCTGCTGTGGATTCACAAGCGCACGCAGCTGATGATCCGCTACACGCTGCTCGACTCGCCGGCCGACATCCGCCTGCGGCTGCGGCCCTTCTTCGCCTATCGCGAGAAGGAGGCGCTGACCCATGCCAACATGGAGGCCAACGGCCGCTCCTACCCCGTGCAGGGCGGCGTGAAGAACCGCCTCTACGAAGGCTATCCGTGGCTCTACCTCCAAACGAACCGGCCCGACGCCGAATTCGTGGCCGCACCCGACTGGTACTACGGATTCGAATACCCGCAGGAGCTGGCCCGCGGCTACGACGGTTACGAAGACCTGCTGACGACGGGCTATTTCGAACTGCCCCTGTCGAAGGGACAGAGCGTGATCTTCTCGGCGTCGGTCGAAGAGATGGCCTCGTCGGCCGAGATCGGCGCGCTGTTCGACCGCGCGCTGGCACGCCGCACCCACAAGATCGATTTCCACAGCCTGCTGCGCCACTCGGCCCGGCAGTTCGTCATCCGGCGCCCCGACGGCCGCACGGAGGTGATGGCCGGCTATCCCTGGCTCACGGCGCAGATCGCCCGCGAAGCCTTCATGTCGCTGCCGGGCATCACGCTTGAACAGGATCACAAGGAGGACTGCATCGACGTGCTGGACAGCGTGTGCCGCACGCTCCGCGACGGCGATTTCGCCGGTTCGGCATCGGCCGCGCAGGAAGCCGACGCCCCGCTGTGGTTCTTCTACACATTGCAGGAACTGGAATCCGAGATCGGCAGCCGCGAGATCTGGCGCCGCTACGGCGAAGCGATGAAGTCGATCCTCGCGGCTTACCGCCGCGGCATCGGCGGCCGTGTGGCGCTGCACGGCAACGGACTGGTCTGGGCGTCGGACGAGCACGTGGCGCTCACATGGATGAATTCCTATGCGGACGGGCGGCCCGTCACCCCGCGCAACGGGTATCAGGTCGAGATCAACGCCCTGTGGTACAATGCCGTCAGCTATGCGCTGTCACTGGCCGAAGAGGCGGGCGACAAGGCGTTCGCCGCCGAATGGAAGGAGGCTCCGGCGCAGACCAAGGCGTCGTTTCTGGAAAAATTCTGGCTTCCGGAGGAGGGATACCTGGCCGATTTCGTAAACGACGCCGAGACCAACCGCTTCATCCGCCCCAACATGGTCGTCGCCTGCGGCCTGAACTACACGATGCTCGACGAGGAGCAGCTCATCTCCGTGCTGCGCATCGTCCGCCAATACCTGCTCACCCCGAAGGGGCTGCGTTCGCTCTCGCCGCAGAATCCGCTCTACAACGGCTCCTACGCCGGCGACGACCGGATGCGCTCCCACGCCGCGATGAACGGTACGGTGTGGGTATGGCCGCTGCCCTTCTACGTCAAGGCCCGCTATGCGCTCACCGGCGCCGACTACACACCCGAAGTCGAGCGGTTCCTCGCCGACTTCGACGAGGACATCCAGTGCCACGGCATCGGTTCGATCTCGAAGATGTACGACGCCGACCCGCCCTTCGCCCCTAAAAGCGCGATCTCCTATGCGTGGAGCGTCGGCGCCGTGCTGGAACTCTACCGGCTCATGGAGCGCTTCGACCCCGCATGGCGGAAGAAGAGGGAGAAGGCCGCCCCGAAAACAGGCTCCCGCCGAGCGGCCGGTGCGGCGAAACCCCGCACGGCGACGGAGGCGGCGGCCGCGCCTGCGGATTCCGCACGGAAAGGGGCGGCGGACGAAGAGGCGAAACCCGCGAAACGCCCCAAAGCCCCGGCCAAAGGGAACGGAAGGCGCAAAACAGAACGTAAAACCGTCAAAAAATAG
- a CDS encoding glycoside hydrolase family 57 protein, which translates to MKTICFYFQVHQPWRLKTYRFFNMGVDHNYLDDLTNHAILQKVARQCYLPMNALLLNLIKEQKGKFRCSFSITGSAVEQFRAYAPEVLDSFRELAATGCVEFLAETYSHSLASLRSKEDFEEQVKLHTALVRKEFGMKPTAFRNTELIYSDQIGETVAQMGFKTILAEGAKHVLGWKSPNYVYANALNQKLHVLLRNYKLSDDIAFRFSNRSWNEWPLTADKFAGWIASDDTVGEVVNLFMDYETFGEHQKASTGIFDFMKALPKAALATRKLEFATVSEAAKKYQPVAVLHCPHVMSWADEERDVTAWLGNELQNEAFTKLYGLRDKIKALKNKDFDYVWNFLQTSDHFYYMATKWLSDGDVHSYFNPYGSPYEAFINYMNVLSDFEIEVDKACEAKRIRLRA; encoded by the coding sequence ATGAAAACGATCTGTTTCTATTTTCAGGTTCATCAGCCCTGGCGGCTGAAAACCTACCGGTTTTTCAATATGGGCGTGGATCACAACTACCTCGACGATCTGACCAACCACGCCATCCTGCAAAAAGTGGCGCGGCAGTGCTACCTGCCGATGAACGCCCTGCTGCTGAACCTCATCAAGGAGCAGAAGGGCAAATTCCGCTGCTCGTTCTCGATCACGGGGTCGGCCGTCGAACAGTTCCGAGCCTATGCGCCCGAAGTGCTCGACTCGTTCCGCGAACTGGCTGCCACGGGATGCGTGGAGTTCCTGGCCGAGACCTACTCCCACTCGCTGGCATCGCTCCGCTCGAAGGAGGATTTCGAGGAGCAGGTGAAACTCCATACGGCCCTCGTGCGCAAGGAGTTCGGGATGAAACCCACGGCCTTCCGCAACACGGAGCTGATCTACTCCGACCAAATCGGCGAAACGGTCGCCCAGATGGGGTTCAAGACCATCCTGGCCGAAGGCGCCAAACACGTGCTGGGCTGGAAATCGCCCAACTACGTCTATGCCAACGCACTGAATCAAAAACTGCACGTGCTGCTGCGCAACTACAAGCTGTCGGACGACATCGCCTTCCGTTTCTCGAACCGCAGCTGGAACGAATGGCCGCTGACGGCCGACAAGTTCGCCGGCTGGATCGCCTCGGACGATACGGTGGGCGAGGTAGTGAACCTCTTCATGGACTACGAAACCTTCGGCGAGCACCAGAAGGCTTCGACGGGCATCTTCGATTTCATGAAGGCGCTGCCCAAAGCGGCACTGGCCACACGCAAGCTGGAATTCGCCACCGTGAGCGAGGCGGCGAAGAAGTACCAGCCCGTGGCGGTGCTCCACTGCCCGCACGTGATGTCGTGGGCCGACGAGGAGCGCGACGTCACGGCATGGCTGGGCAACGAGTTGCAAAACGAAGCCTTCACGAAGCTATACGGCCTGAGAGATAAGATCAAGGCGTTAAAAAACAAGGATTTCGATTACGTGTGGAACTTCCTCCAAACTTCCGACCACTTCTACTACATGGCTACCAAATGGTTGTCGGACGGCGACGTGCACTCCTATTTCAACCCCTACGGATCGCCCTACGAAGCCTTCATCAACTACATGAACGTACTGTCGGATTTCGAGATCGAGGTGGACAAAGCCTGCGAGGCCAAACGCATACGGCTCCGCGCCTGA
- a CDS encoding glycosyltransferase family 4 protein has protein sequence MRVLMFGWEFPPHIAGGLGTACYGMTRGLARNDVNVTFVMPRATGDEDQNYVRVVNASDVETLFGAASGDTEELWKKMSFIRIDSNMVPYVSPEEYKSYHDEYVRTGRKTWETTDLWKQRYTFSGKYGANLMEEVARYAMVAAQVARDLAGQFDVIHAHDWLTYFAGIAAKRVSGKPLVVHMHATEFDRSGENINSQTYAIERAGMEAADRVIAVSNLTRNIIVTRYGIPAEKVVTVHNAVRFAEAECAAPERGVGDKIVTFLGRITYQKGPDYFVEAAAKVLKRVPNVRFVMAGSGDMMNHVIRRVARLGIADRFHFTGFLRGEDVHRMFQLSDVYVMPSVSEPFGISPLEAMRSNVPVIISKQSGVAEVLDYALKVDYWDVDALSDAIYALITYPALAKMFAEKGLDEVTGLKWDNAAAKIKAVYQAVIDEAAARQRE, from the coding sequence ATGAGAGTGTTAATGTTCGGATGGGAATTTCCCCCTCATATCGCAGGCGGTCTGGGTACGGCCTGCTACGGCATGACGCGCGGGCTGGCGCGAAACGATGTCAACGTGACCTTCGTCATGCCCCGTGCCACCGGAGACGAAGACCAGAACTATGTGCGCGTGGTCAACGCCAGCGACGTGGAGACGCTCTTCGGCGCCGCCTCCGGCGATACGGAGGAGCTGTGGAAGAAGATGTCGTTCATCCGCATCGACTCGAACATGGTCCCCTACGTCTCGCCCGAAGAGTACAAGTCCTATCACGACGAGTACGTCCGCACGGGACGTAAGACGTGGGAGACGACCGACCTCTGGAAGCAGCGCTACACCTTTTCGGGCAAATACGGCGCGAACCTCATGGAGGAGGTGGCGCGCTATGCGATGGTAGCCGCGCAGGTGGCCCGCGATCTGGCGGGGCAGTTCGACGTGATCCATGCCCACGACTGGCTCACCTACTTCGCCGGAATCGCCGCCAAACGGGTCTCCGGAAAACCGCTGGTCGTGCACATGCACGCCACGGAGTTCGACCGCAGCGGCGAGAACATCAATTCGCAGACCTATGCCATCGAACGCGCGGGCATGGAGGCCGCCGACCGTGTGATCGCCGTGTCGAACCTCACGCGCAACATCATCGTCACCCGCTACGGCATTCCGGCCGAAAAGGTGGTGACGGTGCACAACGCCGTGCGGTTCGCCGAGGCGGAGTGCGCCGCCCCCGAACGCGGCGTCGGGGACAAGATCGTCACCTTCCTGGGGCGCATCACCTATCAGAAGGGGCCCGACTACTTCGTCGAGGCGGCCGCCAAGGTGCTCAAACGGGTACCGAACGTGCGCTTCGTGATGGCCGGTTCGGGCGATATGATGAACCACGTCATCCGCCGCGTGGCGCGCCTCGGCATCGCCGACCGCTTCCACTTCACGGGATTCCTGCGCGGCGAGGATGTGCACCGCATGTTCCAGCTGTCGGACGTCTACGTGATGCCTTCGGTGTCGGAACCCTTCGGCATCTCGCCGCTCGAAGCGATGCGCTCGAACGTGCCGGTCATCATCTCCAAGCAGAGCGGCGTGGCCGAAGTGCTCGACTACGCGCTCAAAGTCGACTATTGGGACGTGGACGCCCTGTCGGATGCGATCTATGCCCTGATTACCTATCCCGCGCTGGCGAAGATGTTCGCCGAGAAGGGGCTCGACGAGGTGACCGGACTCAAATGGGACAACGCCGCCGCGAAGATCAAGGCGGTCTATCAGGCGGTCATCGACGAGGCGGCCGCACGCCAACGGGAATAA